A DNA window from Legionella adelaidensis contains the following coding sequences:
- the pgeF gene encoding peptidoglycan editing factor PgeF, whose translation MKIFPANWDAPSNIVAFTTTREEGFSELTYAKNNLALHVGDQAETVLQNRQLLMKQFSIPKEPIWLEQIHSNICILAEEESNRLADAAVTRSQNIPLVIMTADCLPIMLCSKKGNEIAAIHAGWKGLAQGVVENTLEKMRTSQEDLIAWIGPAICGQCYQIGSEVKEAFLQNYPFTQAAFQPQGDRFLGNLPLMAELILQKLGLKEVYQSKACTFESDNTFYSYRREPKTGRIATLIWFQ comes from the coding sequence GTGAAAATATTTCCTGCTAACTGGGATGCGCCTTCTAATATTGTAGCGTTTACTACCACGCGAGAAGAAGGTTTCAGCGAACTAACCTATGCCAAAAATAATTTAGCATTACATGTTGGGGATCAAGCAGAAACCGTTTTACAGAACCGCCAGTTATTGATGAAACAATTCTCCATTCCCAAAGAGCCCATATGGCTGGAGCAAATACACAGTAATATTTGTATTTTGGCAGAAGAAGAAAGTAACCGTTTGGCGGATGCTGCAGTTACTCGTAGCCAAAATATCCCGTTAGTGATTATGACTGCGGATTGTTTGCCTATTATGCTTTGTAGTAAAAAAGGCAATGAAATTGCCGCAATTCACGCTGGCTGGAAAGGCTTGGCACAAGGCGTTGTCGAAAATACTTTAGAGAAAATGCGAACTAGCCAGGAAGATTTAATAGCTTGGATAGGGCCTGCTATTTGCGGCCAATGTTATCAAATTGGTTCGGAAGTAAAAGAAGCTTTTTTACAAAATTACCCCTTTACCCAAGCTGCTTTTCAGCCTCAAGGCGATCGTTTTTTAGGAAATTTACCGCTTATGGCTGAACTTATTTTACAAAAGTTAGGCTTGAAAGAAGTCTATCAGTCTAAAGCATGTACATTTGAATCAGATAATACATTCTATTCCTATCGTCGAGAGCCAAAAACCGGTAGAATAGCTACCTTGATTTGGTTTCAATAA
- the miaB gene encoding tRNA (N6-isopentenyl adenosine(37)-C2)-methylthiotransferase MiaB has translation MSKKLYIKTNGCQMNEYDSSKMAEVLLQSHGLEKTENVEEADVILLNTCSIREKAQEKVFSQLGQWRDYKKKNPHVVIGVGGCVASQEGGDIIKRAPFVDLVFGPQTLHRLPAMLNERLSSRKPVVDITFPEIEKFDHLPAPRAEGPVAFVSIMEGCSKYCSYCVVPYTRGEEISRPFDDVIAECYQLANQGVREINLLGQNVNDYRGPMHNGEIADLALLIHYVAAIEGIDRIRFTTSHPLAFSDNLINAYAEVPELANHLHLPVQSGSDRILAMMKRGYTALEFKSKIRKLRKVRPDIRLSTDIIVGFPGETDQDFQDTMNLVHEIGFDTSFSFIYSPRPGTPAANLVDETPMDVKKQRLKILQDRLLLQASRYSESMVGSEQKILITGTSKKRAQLAGRTECNRVVNFDGPTDLIGQFVTVQITEAQPNSLRGRLLSNND, from the coding sequence ATGAGCAAAAAACTCTATATTAAAACCAATGGTTGTCAGATGAATGAATATGACTCCTCTAAAATGGCAGAGGTGTTATTACAATCTCATGGGTTAGAAAAAACAGAAAATGTCGAAGAAGCGGATGTTATTTTATTGAATACATGCTCTATTCGTGAAAAAGCCCAGGAAAAAGTGTTTTCCCAACTAGGCCAATGGAGAGATTATAAGAAAAAGAACCCTCATGTTGTGATTGGCGTCGGTGGTTGTGTGGCTAGCCAGGAAGGTGGGGACATTATCAAAAGAGCGCCTTTTGTGGATTTGGTTTTTGGACCACAAACACTACACCGTCTCCCTGCCATGCTCAATGAAAGATTATCATCAAGAAAACCCGTTGTAGATATCACTTTCCCTGAAATTGAAAAGTTTGACCATCTTCCTGCCCCTCGTGCAGAAGGACCGGTTGCATTTGTTTCGATTATGGAGGGTTGCAGTAAATATTGCAGTTATTGCGTTGTTCCTTATACCCGTGGCGAAGAAATTAGCCGTCCTTTTGATGATGTAATAGCTGAATGCTATCAATTAGCTAACCAAGGCGTACGTGAGATTAATTTGTTAGGCCAAAATGTCAATGATTACCGTGGGCCTATGCATAATGGAGAAATTGCCGATTTAGCCTTACTAATACATTATGTGGCAGCCATTGAAGGAATTGATAGAATTCGCTTTACCACCTCTCATCCTCTCGCTTTTTCTGATAATTTAATCAATGCATATGCAGAAGTACCTGAATTGGCTAATCATTTGCATTTGCCTGTTCAAAGTGGCTCTGATCGCATATTGGCTATGATGAAAAGAGGGTATACGGCTTTAGAATTTAAATCGAAGATCCGAAAGTTACGAAAAGTACGTCCCGATATTCGTTTATCTACAGATATTATAGTCGGTTTTCCCGGTGAAACGGACCAGGATTTTCAAGATACCATGAATTTAGTCCATGAAATCGGGTTTGACACTTCTTTTAGTTTTATTTATAGCCCGCGTCCGGGAACTCCTGCTGCTAATTTAGTTGATGAGACCCCCATGGATGTTAAAAAACAGCGTTTAAAAATCCTTCAAGACAGATTGTTATTACAAGCTTCGCGTTATAGCGAATCTATGGTGGGCAGCGAACAAAAAATATTAATCACAGGTACTTCCAAAAAAAGGGCACAGTTAGCTGGAAGAACAGAGTGCAATCGCGTGGTTAATTTTGATGGTCCTACCGATTTAATTGGCCAGTTTGTTACTGTGCAAATCACCGAAGCACAACCAAATTCTTTGCGCGGCCGATTACTATCCAATAATGACTAA
- a CDS encoding Do family serine endopeptidase: protein MMKLRSLFSFLFLIASSLVFADSPAPMLPTLAPVLKNAMPAIVNVAVQGYIPNGVNTEEEENDEEQPQEKQAPQRSPLPDKPKKFQSIGSGVIMDPAQGIVLTNDHVIRNASVITVTVNDGRRLKAKLVGSDAETDIAVLKIDAKNLKSLPIGDSDKIEVGDFVVAIGNPFGLNSFGNSQSATFGIVSAMKRSDLNIEGIENFIQTDAAINPGNSGGALVNVKGELVGINTAIISLYGGSVGIGFAIPINMAKDVAQQIIKYGSVHRGLMGVFVQHLTPELAQALGYPEDFQGALVSQVNQNSPAEAAGLKPGDIIVQINDTKITQATQVKTTVSLLRVGSKVTIKLKRDGKDLTLNSYVTDIKQHEQKMQAQNPFLYGLALKDFEQDSPLHGHIVGVQVVGASENSAGWRAGIRPGDVIISANNQPVHSTKDLQNIAHQKKNQLLVQVLRGAGALYILVI from the coding sequence ATGATGAAATTACGTTCTCTTTTCAGTTTTCTTTTCCTGATTGCGAGTAGTTTGGTTTTTGCTGACTCACCAGCTCCCATGCTGCCTACATTGGCTCCTGTATTAAAAAATGCCATGCCAGCAATCGTTAACGTTGCTGTGCAAGGGTATATCCCCAATGGGGTGAATACGGAAGAAGAGGAAAACGATGAAGAGCAGCCACAAGAAAAACAAGCTCCTCAGCGTTCCCCCTTGCCAGATAAACCGAAAAAATTTCAAAGTATTGGTTCCGGCGTCATTATGGACCCCGCTCAAGGAATAGTCCTTACTAACGACCATGTAATTAGAAATGCTAGTGTGATTACGGTTACTGTAAATGATGGCCGTAGGTTAAAAGCTAAATTAGTTGGTAGTGATGCCGAGACGGATATTGCTGTATTAAAAATTGATGCAAAAAATTTAAAAAGCTTACCAATTGGTGATTCAGACAAAATTGAAGTAGGCGATTTTGTAGTGGCTATAGGTAATCCCTTCGGTTTAAACAGCTTTGGTAATAGTCAGTCCGCTACCTTTGGTATTGTTAGTGCAATGAAGAGAAGTGACCTTAATATCGAAGGTATTGAAAATTTCATTCAAACTGATGCAGCTATAAACCCCGGTAATTCGGGTGGTGCATTGGTAAATGTGAAAGGGGAGTTAGTCGGTATAAATACGGCGATTATTTCACTTTATGGTGGGAGCGTAGGAATAGGATTTGCTATTCCGATTAACATGGCAAAAGATGTTGCGCAGCAAATTATTAAGTACGGCTCTGTCCATCGTGGGTTAATGGGCGTCTTCGTACAACATTTGACCCCTGAACTTGCGCAGGCCTTAGGGTACCCTGAAGACTTTCAAGGAGCCTTGGTGTCTCAAGTTAATCAAAACTCTCCTGCTGAAGCTGCAGGATTAAAGCCCGGCGACATTATTGTACAAATTAATGACACTAAAATTACTCAGGCAACGCAAGTGAAAACTACCGTTAGTTTATTGCGAGTGGGTAGTAAAGTAACTATTAAATTAAAGCGTGACGGTAAAGACTTAACACTCAATTCTTACGTTACTGATATTAAACAACACGAGCAAAAAATGCAGGCGCAAAATCCATTTCTTTATGGACTGGCGTTGAAAGATTTTGAACAAGACTCCCCATTACATGGGCATATTGTTGGAGTACAGGTAGTCGGCGCTTCTGAAAATAGTGCTGGCTGGAGAGCCGGAATTCGGCCAGGAGACGTAATTATTTCTGCCAATAATCAACCTGTACACAGCACTAAAGACTTACAAAATATTGCCCATCAAAAGAAAAACCAGTTGTTGGTGCAAGTTTTGCGTGGGGCGGGAGCTTTGTATATTTTGGTAATTTAA
- the rluD gene encoding 23S rRNA pseudouridine(1911/1915/1917) synthase RluD, translating into MTKLIEHQLTIPILQEGKRVDAVLAELFPEYSRSQLSSWLKAGFITINKRVYKPKEKVFGGENLEIKIIPQVEESSLGEDIPLAIIYEDEHLIIINKPAGLVVHPGAGNLQHTLVNALIHHNPDLQQLPRAGIIHRLDKDTTGLLIVAKTLHAHTQLIRQMQAREIQRHYLALVNGHVISGKRIETFFGRHPKNRLKMAVCNHGKEAITEFSIRKHYNSFTLLDVKLFTGRTHQIRVHLSHINYPIVGDSLYGGRLRIPPQATDQLKQMLQQFKRQALHAYHLSFTHPISKQELTFSAPIPDDFQLLLNLLDAYCENISC; encoded by the coding sequence ATGACTAAATTAATCGAGCATCAACTCACTATTCCTATTCTACAGGAAGGTAAACGAGTTGATGCGGTTCTTGCCGAGCTATTTCCAGAGTATTCCCGCAGTCAACTAAGTAGTTGGCTTAAAGCAGGGTTTATCACCATTAATAAGCGCGTTTATAAACCAAAAGAAAAAGTCTTTGGCGGTGAGAATCTTGAAATTAAAATTATTCCACAAGTAGAAGAAAGCAGTTTGGGTGAAGATATCCCTTTAGCTATTATTTATGAAGATGAGCATCTTATCATTATAAATAAACCCGCTGGGTTAGTAGTTCATCCTGGCGCTGGAAATTTACAACATACATTGGTGAATGCTTTAATTCACCATAATCCTGACTTACAACAATTACCGCGTGCAGGGATTATTCACCGTTTAGACAAAGATACGACGGGTTTATTAATCGTAGCCAAAACGTTGCATGCGCATACGCAGTTAATAAGACAAATGCAGGCCAGGGAAATTCAACGGCATTATCTTGCTTTAGTAAATGGCCATGTTATTAGCGGTAAAAGGATTGAAACCTTTTTTGGACGTCATCCTAAAAACAGGCTTAAAATGGCAGTATGTAATCATGGGAAAGAAGCAATAACTGAATTTAGCATCCGTAAACACTATAATTCCTTTACCTTACTCGATGTAAAGCTTTTTACTGGGAGAACCCACCAAATTCGCGTTCACTTAAGCCATATTAACTATCCTATTGTGGGGGACAGCTTATATGGTGGGCGCCTGCGAATTCCTCCCCAAGCAACTGACCAACTTAAACAGATGTTACAACAGTTCAAAAGACAAGCATTGCATGCATATCATTTGTCTTTCACACATCCTATCAGTAAACAGGAATTGACATTTTCTGCCCCGATCCCGGATGATTTTCAATTATTATTAAACTTGCTGGATGCTTATTGTGAAAATATTTCCTGCTAA